In Solanum stenotomum isolate F172 chromosome 6, ASM1918654v1, whole genome shotgun sequence, one DNA window encodes the following:
- the LOC125867010 gene encoding protein NRT1/ PTR FAMILY 1.2-like isoform X2, with translation MENNPDKEEFLLNHSQNSTKGGLKTIPFIIVNESCERLASFGLQPNMIIYITKFYNMDAARASVLINLWSAISNVLSILGAFISDSYIGRFRAVAIGTISSLIGMIVLWLTTIIPQLRPLPCGQYQHDCNGTTAVQLAAILCSFGLISIGAGFVRPCSIALGADQLENKENLDNERLIDSYFNWFYASVGVSIVLAVTVIVYIQDHFGWQVGFGVPALLMVLSVSVFLIGSPHYIKAKPEGSLFTGLFQVAVAAFRKRHINVQLNYNDDCYYKTPESKLLEPSTDFRCLNRACIIEDPHMELKPDGKASDPWSLCSVEQVKIMKCFLTVVPMWSTCIMLLVSFSQPLSIYQLLTVDRHITHQFEIPAGSFGMITVVSLTIWIAFYDRALVPLLSRYTGLPTGISPFSRMGIGLFLGILATVLSAITETIRRNKAINAGFEDDPNAVLNMSSMWFVPQLALYGMAEALNAVGQIEFIYSQFPKTMSSFAAALYTFGLALANLINSLLVSMVDSITSTGGKTSWLTTNINRGHLDYYCWLMTFLCVINFLYFLAVCRFTDQHHHDGRSCLFPEAEEEHSANKRFHGA, from the exons atggaaaacaaTCCAGATAAAGAAGAGTTTTTACTGAATCACTCACAAAATTCAACAAAGGGAGGTTTAAAAACCATTCCTTTCATCATAG TAAATGAATCATGTGAGAGATTGGCAAGTTTTGGTTTGCAACCAAATATGATAATCTAcataacaaaattttacaatATGGATGCTGCTCGTGCTTCAGTTTTGATTAATTTATGGTCAGCAATTTCAAATGTATTGTCTATTTTGGGAGCTTTTATTTCTGATTCTTACATTGGAAGGTTTAGGGCTGTGGCTATTGGAACCATCTCTAGTCTAATT GGAATGATTGTTCTTTGGCTCACAACAATAATTCCACAACTCAGGCCGTTACCCTGCGGTCAGTATCAACATGATTGTAATGGAACAACAGCAGTCCAACTTGCTGCAATTTTGTGTTCTTTTGGGCTTATTTCCATTGGTGCTGGTTTTGTTAGACCTTGTTCCATAGCATTGGGTGCCGACCAATTGGAGAACAAAGAAAATCTAGATAACGAGAGACTTATTGATAGCTATTTCAACTGGTTCTATGCCAGTGTAGGAGTTTCAATTGTTCTTGCAGTTACTGTAATTGTTTATATCCAAGATCATTTTGGTTGGCAAGTTGGGTTTGGTGTCCCTGCTTTGCTCATGGTTTTATCTGTTTCTGTTTTCTTGATCGGATCTCCTCATTATATCAAAGCAAAACCTGAAGGGAGTTTGTTCACTGGATTGTTTCAAGTAGCAGTCGCAGCCTTCAGAAAAAGACATATCAATGTTCAGTTGAATTATAATGACGACTGCTACTATAAAACACCTGAATCAAAGCTCCTCGAACCATCCACAGACTTCAG GTGTTTGAATAGAGCTTGCATAATTGAAGATCCTCACATGGAGTTGAAACCTGATGGAAAAGCTTCAGATCCATGGAGTCTCTGCTCTGTGGAACAAGTCAAAATAATGAAGTGTTTTCTTACCGTTGTTCCCATGTGGTCCACCTGTATTATGCTTCTTGTGTCATTCAGTCAGCCACTTTCGATATATCAACTACTGACCGTGGATAGACATATTACCCATCAGTTTGAAATCCCAGCAGGATCATTCGGAATGATTACTGTTGTTTCTTTGACAATTTGGATTGCTTTTTACGATCGTGCATTGGTGCCTTTACTGTCAAGGTATACTGGACTGCCGACTGGGATTAGTCCATTTTCCAGAATGGGGATTGGCTTATTTCTGGGCATTCTGGCTACGGTACTTTCAGCTATAACAGAAACCATACGACGCAATAAGGCAATCAATGCAGGGTTTGAGGATGACCCAAACGCTGTGTTAAACATGTCCTCTATGTGGTTTGTACCACAGTTGGCACTATACGGGATGGCTGAGGCATTAAATGCGGTTGGACAGATTGAGTTCATATACAGTCAATTTCCAAAAACCATGTCCAGCTTTGCAGCAGCTCTTTACACTTTTGGCCTTGCGCTTGCCAACTTAATTAACAGTCTCTTGGTGAGCATGGTGGATAGTATTACCTCAACCGGAGGCAAGACAAGCTGGCTCACGACCAACATAAACAGAGGTCATCTAGATTACTACTGCTGGCTAATGACTTTCTTATGTGTGATTAACTTCCTCTATTTTTTAGCCGTTTGTCGGTTTACTGATCAGCATCACCATGATGGTAGGAGTTGCTTATTTCCTGAGGCAGAAGAGGAACACTCCGCGAATAAGCGTTTCCATGGTGCTTAA